From Rhodovastum atsumiense, a single genomic window includes:
- the rfbA gene encoding glucose-1-phosphate thymidylyltransferase RfbA, whose product MTMKKGILLAGGSGTRLHPMTLAASKQLLPVYDKPMVYYPLSVLMLAGIRDLLVISTPTDLPQFRRLLGDGERLGMHISYAEQPSPDGLAQAFHIGRDWIAGEPCALALGDNLVFGEHLSVLLQSAAARPQGATVFAYQVRDPERYGVVSMTPEGRALDIVEKPAVPQSNWAVIGLYFYDARVTELAARVRPSARGELEITDLNRMYLEEGSLQVEKLGRGCAWLDAGTPDSLLQAATFVQTIQSRQGMLVGCPEEVAYRMGWIDAARLRQHARALGKTELGRVLTELADTGLEA is encoded by the coding sequence ATGACCATGAAGAAGGGCATCCTGCTGGCGGGCGGCTCGGGCACGCGCCTGCACCCGATGACGCTCGCCGCCTCCAAGCAGTTGCTGCCGGTCTACGACAAGCCGATGGTCTACTACCCGCTGTCGGTGCTGATGCTGGCCGGGATCCGCGACCTCCTGGTGATCTCCACCCCCACCGACCTGCCGCAGTTCCGGCGGCTGCTCGGCGACGGCGAGCGCCTGGGCATGCACATCAGCTACGCCGAGCAGCCGAGCCCGGACGGCCTGGCGCAGGCCTTCCATATCGGCCGCGACTGGATCGCCGGCGAGCCCTGCGCGCTCGCGCTCGGCGACAACCTCGTCTTCGGCGAGCATCTCTCGGTGCTGCTGCAATCTGCCGCCGCGCGGCCGCAGGGCGCCACGGTGTTCGCCTACCAGGTGCGCGACCCGGAGCGCTACGGCGTGGTCAGCATGACCCCCGAGGGCCGCGCCCTCGACATCGTCGAGAAACCGGCGGTGCCGCAATCGAACTGGGCGGTGATCGGGCTCTATTTCTACGACGCCCGGGTCACCGAACTGGCCGCCCGCGTCCGCCCCTCCGCCCGTGGCGAGCTGGAAATCACCGACCTCAACCGCATGTACCTGGAAGAAGGCAGCCTGCAGGTCGAGAAACTGGGGCGCGGCTGCGCCTGGCTCGATGCCGGCACGCCGGATTCGCTGCTGCAGGCCGCCACCTTCGTGCAGACCATCCAGTCGCGCCAGGGCATGCTGGTCGGCTGCCCGGAGGAAGTGGCCTATCGCATGGGCTGGATCGACGCCGCCCGGCTGCGCCAGCACGCCCGCGCCCTCGGCAAGACCGAGCTCGGCCGGGTGCTGACCGAACTCGCCGATACCGGGCTGGAGGCCTGA
- a CDS encoding glycosyltransferase codes for MKRSRSPGSGKPDTTGEAVAAGRGRAAAVLDDVPVTFIGRPFAPVAPGEALRGHVMACDALRLHHRVFELFPTTRTDPAHRQLMAARERHDLPGGIRIFHAGGAEVEQAMMAFAESGGRFDDGYNIIVPIYDLPVIPAQWATQLRRFDEIWALSGFIRDNLASSGLDSYWIGQTLDPQPGPCLPRRYFGVRESAFVLLHFFDPSSWVRQRNSHAVLALLDRLRRDDPYRDVQLVLQVLAAGPEDEAWATTIAGDPQVKVITTPPDSLHLRSLISACDCVVSLHHAEGGGRDLGEAMAWGRLAMGTGWSGNLDLMTGENSLLVRHRLVKLKKGDHPHWRGQSWAEPDLDHARDLLRPVLDDPERGRGIARRGQAEVLRSHGRHAVGLRILDRLERIVATAPRVLRHKRAMA; via the coding sequence ATGAAGCGATCCCGCAGTCCCGGCTCCGGCAAACCGGACACCACGGGCGAGGCCGTGGCGGCTGGACGGGGCCGCGCTGCGGCGGTGCTGGACGATGTGCCGGTGACGTTCATCGGTCGTCCTTTCGCACCAGTCGCGCCAGGTGAGGCGTTGCGTGGCCATGTCATGGCCTGTGACGCGCTGCGCCTGCATCATCGGGTGTTCGAACTTTTCCCCACCACACGCACCGACCCGGCACACCGGCAGCTTATGGCGGCACGTGAGCGGCACGACCTGCCCGGCGGTATCCGCATCTTCCATGCCGGCGGTGCGGAGGTGGAGCAGGCGATGATGGCGTTCGCGGAGAGTGGCGGCCGCTTCGACGATGGCTACAACATCATCGTTCCGATTTACGATCTGCCGGTCATTCCAGCGCAATGGGCAACACAGCTCCGTCGTTTCGACGAGATCTGGGCACTGTCCGGCTTCATCCGTGACAACCTCGCGTCATCCGGGCTGGACAGCTACTGGATCGGCCAGACGCTGGACCCGCAGCCAGGGCCATGCCTGCCGCGGCGGTATTTCGGCGTCCGTGAATCTGCCTTCGTGCTGCTGCATTTTTTCGATCCGTCGTCGTGGGTGAGGCAGCGGAACTCACATGCGGTGCTGGCGCTGCTGGATCGGCTCCGGCGCGACGATCCCTACCGTGACGTGCAACTCGTGCTGCAGGTGCTGGCGGCCGGTCCGGAAGACGAGGCGTGGGCCACGACGATCGCGGGCGACCCGCAGGTGAAGGTGATCACGACCCCCCCCGACTCCCTGCATCTGCGCAGCCTGATCTCCGCCTGCGACTGCGTCGTCTCGCTGCATCATGCCGAAGGGGGCGGTCGTGACCTGGGTGAGGCGATGGCGTGGGGCCGGCTGGCGATGGGCACAGGGTGGTCAGGGAATCTCGACCTCATGACCGGCGAGAATTCGCTGCTGGTCCGCCACCGTCTGGTGAAGTTGAAGAAAGGAGACCATCCGCACTGGCGCGGACAGTCATGGGCCGAGCCTGACCTCGATCATGCCCGGGACCTGCTGCGACCCGTTCTCGACGATCCCGAACGTGGCCGCGGCATTGCACGGCGGGGGCAGGCCGAGGTGTTGCGCAGCCATGGACGTCACGCGGTCGGCCTGCGCATCCTGGATCGCCTGGAGCGGATCGTCGCGACGGCGCCGCGCGTCCTGCGCCACAAGCGGGCGATGGCATGA
- the rfbC gene encoding dTDP-4-dehydrorhamnose 3,5-epimerase has protein sequence MKVERLAIPDVLLLTPPRYGDARGFFSETYNARRYAEAGIDQPFVQDNHSLSARRGVLRGLHCQVAPNVQGKLVRVIKGAIWDVAVDIRHGSPTYGQHVAAELSAENWSQLWIPGGFLHGFCTLTQDVEVIYKVTGDYDRAAERGVIWNDPDLAIPWPVAPEEVQLSEKDTQLPRLAECDVWFRA, from the coding sequence ATGAAAGTCGAACGGCTCGCCATCCCCGACGTGCTGCTGCTCACGCCGCCGCGCTACGGCGATGCACGGGGATTCTTCTCCGAAACCTACAATGCCCGGCGCTACGCCGAGGCCGGCATCGACCAGCCCTTCGTGCAGGACAACCACAGCCTCTCCGCCCGCCGCGGCGTGCTGCGCGGCCTGCATTGCCAGGTCGCGCCGAACGTGCAGGGCAAGCTGGTGCGGGTGATCAAAGGCGCGATCTGGGACGTTGCCGTCGACATCCGCCACGGCTCGCCCACCTACGGGCAGCACGTGGCCGCGGAACTCAGCGCGGAGAACTGGTCGCAGCTCTGGATCCCCGGGGGCTTCCTGCACGGGTTCTGCACGCTCACGCAGGATGTCGAGGTCATCTACAAGGTGACCGGCGACTATGACCGGGCGGCCGAGCGCGGCGTGATCTGGAACGACCCGGACCTCGCCATTCCCTGGCCGGTCGCCCCGGAGGAGGTCCAGCTCTCCGAGAAGGACACCCAGCTGCCCCGTCTCGCCGAATGTGACGTCTGGTTCCGGGCCTGA
- a CDS encoding glycoside hydrolase family 99-like domain-containing protein: MSWYFDRDFYLATNPDIAETGLDPLLHFIERGCARLRSPHPLVDLPYMAAGNAAALGAVPRPDALADMLEHNLARPSPYFDPDHYLATDGAAAAGSGLLRRFLQHGLQAGRRPNPHLDPAWYAQRYDDVPNDPYLAMCHFLLQGDAEGRAAGPAFDGALYRARYPDVAEAGVPPLRHYLEYGEREGRQAPTERRAALAVPAGAGRVVTIDPDTVLAIDRDLRTRIDAAREQRRQAVRVSLHPAASPNGDSARLTFPRTASPRLSILISARHAPDAAIACLRSLQTVQPQLAFEVVLVDDGMPASASAWLQAVPNLVWLRRATKTTFPAACNQAFARCRGEYVLLLADDTQVMPGAIEALVAALDADPAVAAVGPRLLASDGRLQEAGRFLRANGEIGMVGSHADPSEAGFCQDRDVTCCSGAALMFRRALAGATLFDDAYDPESGEDADLCLRFVSAGHRVRHVGGAMMLHHSRDPDVHAFRAMIRGRQRLVARWGDLIRRLDAVRVLAFYLPQFHPTPENDLWWGTGFTEWTNVTKAQPSYVGHYQPHLPADLGFYDLRTPEALTAQALLARRYGIEGFCVYYYNFGKRRVLDRPLATVRAHPGIPFRWCLCWANENWTRQWDGGEREILMAQNYDPDTLDAVIADAVSHAADPRYIRVDGLPLFLVYRPLLLPDAPAFARACRAGFAAAGFPGVHLAYVESVEAAARNLHPADLGFDASVEFPPHGHAVPATSPAEIVKEDWSGYRYDYPATVLAFLQRDAVPCRRYPAVFPGWDNTPRQSLRGTSFDGASPEAFRVYVEEKIEHIRRSLTGEQRLLFVNAWNEWSEGAHLEPDSFYGHRWLEALRDAVEAKARP, from the coding sequence TTGTCTTGGTATTTCGATCGTGACTTCTATCTCGCCACCAATCCGGACATCGCGGAAACCGGACTGGACCCGCTGCTGCACTTCATTGAACGTGGTTGTGCCCGGTTGCGCTCGCCGCATCCGCTCGTTGACCTGCCCTACATGGCTGCCGGGAATGCCGCGGCGCTCGGGGCGGTGCCGCGGCCTGACGCCCTGGCCGATATGCTGGAGCACAATCTGGCACGCCCGAGCCCCTACTTCGATCCAGACCATTATCTGGCGACGGATGGCGCCGCGGCCGCCGGAAGCGGGTTGCTTCGCCGGTTCCTGCAGCATGGCCTGCAGGCCGGCCGACGACCGAATCCTCATCTCGATCCGGCCTGGTATGCGCAACGCTACGATGATGTTCCAAACGATCCTTATCTGGCGATGTGCCATTTTCTCCTGCAAGGCGATGCTGAAGGACGCGCCGCCGGCCCGGCCTTTGACGGAGCGCTGTACCGCGCGCGTTATCCCGACGTTGCCGAGGCCGGGGTTCCCCCCTTGCGCCATTACCTGGAGTATGGCGAGCGGGAGGGCCGGCAGGCGCCCACCGAGCGTCGGGCCGCGCTGGCGGTTCCGGCCGGGGCCGGCCGGGTGGTCACGATCGATCCCGATACGGTCCTCGCGATTGATCGTGACCTGCGCACGCGCATCGATGCCGCGCGAGAGCAGCGCCGTCAGGCGGTCCGTGTTTCGCTGCATCCTGCCGCTTCCCCCAACGGCGACAGCGCCAGGCTGACATTTCCCCGGACGGCATCGCCGCGACTGTCCATCCTGATTTCCGCGCGGCACGCGCCCGATGCCGCCATCGCCTGCCTGCGATCATTGCAGACGGTGCAGCCGCAGCTCGCTTTCGAGGTTGTGCTGGTGGATGACGGCATGCCGGCCTCTGCCTCGGCGTGGTTGCAGGCCGTGCCGAACCTCGTCTGGCTGCGCCGGGCGACGAAGACCACCTTTCCTGCCGCCTGCAACCAGGCATTCGCCCGCTGCCGGGGCGAGTACGTCCTGCTGCTCGCTGACGACACGCAGGTGATGCCGGGCGCCATCGAGGCGCTGGTGGCCGCTCTGGATGCCGATCCCGCAGTGGCGGCGGTCGGTCCCAGGCTGCTTGCCTCCGATGGCCGCCTGCAGGAGGCCGGACGTTTCCTGCGGGCCAACGGTGAGATCGGCATGGTCGGATCGCATGCGGATCCGTCCGAGGCCGGGTTCTGCCAGGACCGCGACGTCACCTGTTGTTCGGGCGCCGCGCTGATGTTTCGCCGGGCGCTCGCCGGTGCGACGTTGTTCGACGACGCCTATGATCCGGAGTCCGGCGAGGATGCCGATCTTTGCCTGCGCTTTGTCTCGGCCGGACATCGCGTGCGCCATGTCGGCGGCGCCATGATGCTGCACCACTCCCGCGATCCGGACGTGCACGCGTTCCGCGCCATGATCCGTGGCCGGCAACGCCTGGTCGCGCGCTGGGGGGACCTGATCCGGCGGCTGGATGCGGTGCGGGTGCTGGCCTTCTACCTGCCGCAATTCCACCCGACGCCCGAGAACGACCTGTGGTGGGGCACTGGCTTTACCGAATGGACCAATGTCACCAAGGCGCAGCCCAGTTATGTCGGCCATTACCAGCCGCATCTGCCCGCCGATCTCGGCTTCTACGACCTGCGTACGCCGGAGGCGCTGACCGCCCAGGCCTTGCTCGCGCGCCGCTACGGCATCGAAGGTTTCTGCGTCTATTACTATAACTTCGGCAAGCGTCGCGTGCTTGACCGTCCGCTCGCGACCGTGCGCGCGCATCCCGGAATTCCGTTTCGCTGGTGCCTGTGCTGGGCCAACGAGAACTGGACCCGGCAGTGGGATGGCGGTGAGCGCGAGATCCTGATGGCGCAGAATTATGATCCGGACACGCTTGATGCCGTCATCGCCGACGCGGTGTCACATGCCGCCGATCCACGCTACATTCGTGTCGACGGCCTGCCCTTGTTCCTGGTCTACCGGCCGTTGCTGTTGCCCGATGCACCGGCCTTCGCCCGGGCCTGTCGGGCCGGCTTCGCGGCGGCAGGTTTCCCGGGCGTGCATCTCGCCTATGTCGAAAGCGTGGAAGCGGCGGCGCGAAACCTCCATCCCGCCGATCTTGGCTTCGATGCCAGTGTCGAGTTCCCGCCGCATGGGCATGCGGTTCCCGCCACCAGCCCGGCAGAGATCGTCAAGGAAGACTGGAGTGGCTACCGCTATGACTACCCGGCAACGGTTCTCGCCTTCCTGCAGCGTGACGCCGTGCCGTGCCGGCGCTATCCTGCGGTGTTCCCGGGATGGGACAACACGCCGCGGCAAAGCCTGCGCGGCACCAGCTTCGATGGCGCCAGCCCGGAAGCATTCCGGGTCTATGTCGAGGAAAAAATCGAGCATATCCGACGCTCCCTGACGGGCGAGCAGCGTCTGCTCTTCGTCAATGCCTGGAACGAATGGAGCGAGGGTGCGCATCTGGAACCCGACAGCTTCTACGGCCATCGTTGGCTGGAGGCCCTGCGCGACGCGGTCGAGGCGAAGGCGCGACCATGA
- the rfbD gene encoding dTDP-4-dehydrorhamnose reductase: MSVTDATGPILVTGGTGQLASALAEAADGLKLLRVGRPDFDFDRPDAIHPLLDRTRPSLVINAAAYTAVDRAETDALAAWRANHDGPAALAAWCAAAGVPLIHVSTDYVFDGLKGAPYVETDPTHPCGVYGASKLAGEAAVLATAARAIVLRTSWVYAPRGRNFVLTMLNARAKTDRLRVVADQIGCPTPAGDLAAAILQIARQIRAQPWQEGWNGLYHAAGTGWTSWHGLASAVFEEAARYGMVPPTVEPITTADWPTPVRRPPDSRLDCAKLAATFGISLPPWRSSLAKVIDIAFDISPTTGTKL, from the coding sequence ATGAGCGTCACCGATGCGACGGGGCCGATCCTGGTCACCGGCGGCACCGGGCAGCTGGCCAGTGCGCTGGCAGAAGCCGCCGACGGGCTGAAGCTGCTGCGGGTCGGCCGCCCCGATTTCGACTTCGACCGACCGGATGCGATCCACCCTCTGCTCGACCGCACCCGGCCGTCACTGGTGATCAACGCCGCCGCCTACACCGCGGTCGATCGCGCCGAGACCGATGCCCTGGCGGCGTGGCGCGCCAACCACGACGGCCCGGCCGCGCTGGCGGCCTGGTGCGCCGCCGCCGGCGTGCCGCTGATCCACGTTTCCACCGATTACGTCTTCGACGGGCTCAAGGGCGCGCCCTATGTGGAGACCGATCCGACCCATCCCTGTGGCGTCTACGGCGCTTCCAAACTTGCCGGCGAGGCAGCGGTGCTTGCCACGGCGGCGCGGGCGATCGTGCTGCGGACCTCCTGGGTCTATGCGCCGCGGGGGCGCAACTTCGTCCTGACCATGCTGAACGCGCGGGCGAAGACCGACCGGCTGCGCGTCGTGGCCGACCAGATCGGCTGCCCCACCCCGGCCGGCGACCTGGCCGCGGCGATCCTGCAGATCGCCCGGCAGATCCGCGCGCAGCCCTGGCAGGAGGGTTGGAACGGCCTCTATCACGCCGCCGGCACCGGCTGGACCAGTTGGCACGGGCTGGCCAGCGCCGTCTTCGAGGAAGCGGCGCGGTACGGCATGGTGCCCCCCACGGTCGAGCCGATCACCACCGCCGACTGGCCGACGCCGGTGCGCCGCCCGCCCGATTCCCGGCTCGACTGCGCCAAACTGGCAGCGACCTTCGGCATCAGCCTGCCGCCATGGCGTTCCAGCTTGGCAAAAGTCATAGATATCGCCTTCGATATTTCACCCACAACGGGAACAAAGCTGTAA
- the rfbB gene encoding dTDP-glucose 4,6-dehydratase, whose translation MRVLLTGGCGFIGSAVIRHLIRSTGHSVVNVDKLTYAASEDALEDASRHDRHTLVQADIADHAAMREVFATHAPDAVMHLAAETHVDRSIDGPGPFVQTNVVGTYTLLDVARAYWSSLPVARRDSFRFHHISTDEVFGALSPTDPPFTETTPYDPRSPYSASKAASDHLVRAWHHTYGLPTIVSNTSNNYGPWQFPEKLIPLVTLNALEGKKLPVYGDGSNMRDWIFVEDHAEALVRVLERGQPGGTYALSARQPRTNLQVVRAICAALDARLPDPAGPRERLIHFVTDRPGHDFRYEIDPTRSEAALDWKAGHDFERGLGRTIDWYLANRAWWERIRAARYAGERLGQGTRNPT comes from the coding sequence ATGCGGGTGTTACTCACCGGTGGATGTGGATTCATCGGGTCGGCCGTTATACGTCATTTGATCCGGTCGACCGGGCACAGCGTGGTCAACGTTGACAAGCTGACATACGCTGCTTCCGAGGATGCCCTGGAAGACGCATCGCGGCATGATCGTCACACGCTGGTTCAGGCCGACATCGCCGACCATGCCGCCATGCGAGAGGTGTTCGCGACCCACGCCCCCGACGCCGTCATGCATCTCGCCGCCGAGACGCATGTGGACCGTTCGATCGACGGGCCGGGTCCCTTCGTCCAGACGAACGTGGTCGGCACATACACGCTGCTCGATGTCGCCCGCGCGTATTGGTCGTCGCTGCCTGTTGCCCGTCGGGATTCGTTCCGATTTCACCACATCTCGACCGACGAGGTGTTCGGGGCGCTGTCACCGACCGACCCGCCTTTCACCGAAACCACCCCCTATGACCCACGCAGCCCCTATTCCGCGAGCAAGGCGGCGTCGGACCATCTGGTGCGGGCCTGGCACCACACCTACGGCCTGCCGACCATCGTCAGCAACACCTCCAACAACTACGGCCCCTGGCAATTCCCCGAGAAGCTGATCCCGCTGGTCACGCTCAATGCGCTCGAGGGCAAGAAGCTGCCGGTCTATGGTGACGGATCCAACATGCGGGACTGGATCTTCGTCGAGGACCATGCCGAGGCACTGGTGCGGGTGCTCGAACGCGGCCAGCCCGGCGGTACCTACGCCCTCTCCGCCCGCCAGCCACGCACCAACCTGCAGGTGGTGCGCGCGATCTGCGCGGCCCTCGATGCCCGCCTCCCCGATCCGGCCGGCCCGCGTGAGCGGCTGATCCACTTCGTCACCGACCGGCCCGGCCATGATTTCCGCTACGAAATCGACCCCACCCGCTCCGAGGCGGCGCTGGACTGGAAGGCCGGGCACGATTTCGAGCGCGGCCTCGGCCGCACCATCGACTGGTATCTCGCCAACCGCGCCTGGTGGGAGCGCATCCGCGCCGCCCGCTATGCCGGTGAACGGCTCGGCCAGGGAACGAGGAACCCGACATGA